The Metabacillus sediminilitoris genome window below encodes:
- a CDS encoding antibiotic biosynthesis monooxygenase family protein — protein sequence MSGMTKTPEPPYYAVIFSSQRTEGDNGYGIMADKMVELASQQKGFLGVESARDEELGITVSYWDSLESIKVWKENSAHRAAQVRGKTEWYKNFSLRVCKVERHNFFEM from the coding sequence ATGAGTGGAATGACCAAAACTCCAGAACCACCTTATTACGCAGTGATTTTTTCTTCACAAAGAACTGAAGGGGACAATGGTTACGGAATAATGGCAGATAAAATGGTGGAATTAGCTTCACAGCAGAAGGGATTCTTAGGTGTTGAAAGTGCACGTGATGAAGAATTAGGAATTACTGTTTCGTATTGGGATTCTTTAGAATCCATAAAAGTTTGGAAGGAAAATTCAGCCCATAGAGCAGCACAAGTTAGAGGGAAAACAGAATGGTATAAAAACTTTTCTCTCAGAGTTTGTAAGGTAGAAAGACATAATTTTTTTGAAATGTAA
- a CDS encoding L-lactate MFS transporter, translating into MKTNKNRWLIALSAIAIHLSIGAAYAYSVYTNPVSEQMGWSKTEVTIAFTIMMALAGSSAALFGKFVERKGPRKSAILAAVLFGLGQAGSGVALAIGSLPVFLLTYGLLSGLGLGIGYISPVSTLVKWFPDRRGLATGMAVLGFGTGALVTAPIASSLMVEIGISNTFYILGASYFVLMILGATYIAPPPEGWMPASMKKDIASGKKVIKKDLQQLTSKEAVKTKRFWMLWIMMLINTTAGIMMISVASPMAQEVVGLSAASAATMVGIMGIFNGGGRLGWAAASDYLSRPTVFIIFFIIQIVAFLTLPFTTNIFLFQLLILLVVSCYGGGFSNLPAFIGDLFGTKQLGAIHGYLLTTWSLGGVFGPMIVSQIREKTDSYTPVFYVFLALIILAFIVSILLKFDIKKEEKELQQKQKREHAIS; encoded by the coding sequence ATGAAGACAAATAAAAACAGATGGTTGATTGCTTTGTCAGCGATTGCCATCCATCTTTCAATTGGTGCTGCCTACGCATACAGTGTTTACACCAATCCTGTAAGTGAACAAATGGGCTGGTCAAAAACAGAGGTAACGATTGCCTTTACAATTATGATGGCACTTGCAGGTTCATCTGCTGCTTTGTTTGGGAAATTTGTTGAACGAAAAGGACCTAGAAAATCAGCGATACTTGCTGCTGTATTATTTGGATTAGGACAAGCAGGTTCCGGTGTCGCACTCGCGATTGGATCATTACCCGTTTTCTTACTTACGTACGGGTTACTAAGTGGTCTCGGGCTTGGTATTGGGTATATCTCACCGGTATCAACACTCGTGAAATGGTTCCCTGATCGAAGAGGGTTAGCGACTGGAATGGCCGTCCTTGGTTTTGGGACAGGCGCTCTTGTTACAGCACCAATTGCATCTAGCTTAATGGTAGAAATCGGGATTTCAAATACATTCTACATATTGGGTGCCTCATATTTTGTTCTGATGATACTTGGTGCCACTTACATTGCACCACCTCCTGAAGGCTGGATGCCAGCTTCAATGAAAAAAGATATTGCATCAGGTAAAAAAGTGATTAAAAAAGATTTACAACAATTGACTTCAAAAGAAGCCGTTAAAACGAAACGTTTTTGGATGCTTTGGATCATGATGCTCATTAATACAACTGCCGGAATTATGATGATTTCAGTTGCTTCCCCAATGGCTCAGGAAGTTGTTGGATTATCAGCCGCTTCAGCCGCAACGATGGTAGGAATCATGGGTATCTTCAATGGTGGAGGTAGACTAGGTTGGGCAGCAGCCTCAGACTATTTAAGCCGTCCTACTGTTTTCATTATATTTTTTATAATTCAAATTGTGGCATTCTTAACACTGCCATTTACAACAAATATCTTTTTGTTTCAACTTCTTATTTTGCTCGTTGTGAGTTGCTACGGTGGCGGATTTTCTAACCTGCCAGCATTCATTGGTGATCTATTTGGAACAAAACAACTTGGTGCGATTCACGGATACTTGTTAACAACTTGGTCACTAGGCGGCGTATTTGGGCCAATGATCGTCTCACAAATTAGAGAAAAAACGGATAGTTACACCCCAGTGTTTTACGTTTTCTTGGCATTAATTATTCTTGCGTTTATCGTATCGATTTTGTTGAAGTTTGATATTAAAAAGGAAGAGAAAGAATTACAACAAAAACAAAAACGAGAACATGCCATTTCATAA